The Sesamum indicum cultivar Zhongzhi No. 13 linkage group LG1, S_indicum_v1.0, whole genome shotgun sequence genome includes a window with the following:
- the LOC105169704 gene encoding probable ADP-ribosylation factor GTPase-activating protein AGD11 isoform X1, translating into MSIEQGNREGESGHSRGSGSRSRLYELLDMETSSDCDDSPRNWQNLFCSPEMRLESLLSEAGNGFCADCGSPDPKWVSLNIGAFICIKCSGIHRSLGVHISKVVSVNLDEWTNEQVDALIEMGGNNAVNLKYESHLPENYTKPKPDASAEERADFIRKKYEQHQFMNSTLHLACPFPLPSSSDCSSSSSYSESALERKHNEKYFPGGRIHGLGHAFRYSWRRPEHKSTKKSHSMAGMVEFVGLITVNILRGTNLAVRDMVSSDPYVILSLGNQSTKTRVIKNNLNPVWNEKLMLSIPDSVPPLKLLVYDKDTFSTDDFMGDAEIDIQPLLSAAKGLESSSNSEPMQHESHQASEDNMLVKGSIITLEDGRVKQEVAIKLQNVERGVLEIELECLLLAQ; encoded by the exons ATGTCTATTGAACAAGGCAATAGGGAAGGGGAATCAGGGCATTCTCGAg GGTCTGGTTCTCGTTCTCGTCTCTATGAACTCCTAGATATGGAAACCTCCTCAGACTGTGATGACAGCCCCAGGAACTGGCAAAATCTTTTTTGCA GTCCCGAAATGAGGCTGGAGAGTCTGTTATCTGAAGCTGGCAACGGATTCTGTGCCGATTGTGGGTCCCCAGATCCAAAATGGGT ATCTTTAAACATTGGAGCATTCATTTGCATAAAGTGCTCTGGCATACATAGAAGCCTTGGAGTGCATATATCAAAG GTTGTATCTGTCAACCTTGATGAATGGACCAATGAGCAAGTTGATGCTTTGATTGAAATGGGAGGAAATAATGCAGTAAACTTGAAATATGAATCTCACCTTCCAGAGAACTATACTAAACCAAAACCAGATGCATCTGCAGAGGAGCGTGCTGATTTCATAAG GAAAAAGTATGAGCAGCATCAGTTTATGAACAGCACTTTACACTTGGCTTGCCCCTTTCCATTACCATCATCCTCCGACTGCAGTTCTTCAAGCTCTTATTCTGAATCTGCACTTGAGAGGAAACACAATGAGAAATACTTTCCAGGTGGCCGCATCCATGGTTTGGGGCACGCATTTCGCTACAGCTGGAGAAGACCTGAACACAAGTCAACAAAGAAGTCTCACTCAATG GCAGGTATGGTCGAATTTGTAGGATTAATTACCGTGAACATTTTGAGAGGCACCAACCTAGCTGTCCGAGATATGGTGTCTAGCGACCCATATGTCATCCTCTCACTTGGAAATCAA TCAACGAAGACACGGGTGATAAAGAACAACCTCAACCCAGTTTGGAACGAAAAGCTAATGTTGTCAATCCCAGATAGTGTTCCTCCCCTGAAGTTG CTAGTATATGACAAGGATACTTTCTCAACGGACGATTTTATGGGGGATGCAGAGATTGATATTCAACCACTGCTTTCTGCCGCAAAAGGTTTGGAGAGCTCCTCGAATAGTGAGCCAATGCAGCATGAAAGCCATCAAGCAAGCGAAGATAACATGCTTGTGAAGGGTAGTATTATCACGTTAGAAGATGGTAGGGTGAAACAGGAAGTCGCTATTAAGTTGCAGAATGTTGAACGAGGAGTGTTGGAGATTGAGCTTGAATGCTTACTTCTTGCTCAATAG
- the LOC105169704 gene encoding probable ADP-ribosylation factor GTPase-activating protein AGD11 isoform X2, whose translation MSIEQGNREGESGHSRDMETSSDCDDSPRNWQNLFCSPEMRLESLLSEAGNGFCADCGSPDPKWVSLNIGAFICIKCSGIHRSLGVHISKVVSVNLDEWTNEQVDALIEMGGNNAVNLKYESHLPENYTKPKPDASAEERADFIRKKYEQHQFMNSTLHLACPFPLPSSSDCSSSSSYSESALERKHNEKYFPGGRIHGLGHAFRYSWRRPEHKSTKKSHSMAGMVEFVGLITVNILRGTNLAVRDMVSSDPYVILSLGNQSTKTRVIKNNLNPVWNEKLMLSIPDSVPPLKLLVYDKDTFSTDDFMGDAEIDIQPLLSAAKGLESSSNSEPMQHESHQASEDNMLVKGSIITLEDGRVKQEVAIKLQNVERGVLEIELECLLLAQ comes from the exons ATGTCTATTGAACAAGGCAATAGGGAAGGGGAATCAGGGCATTCTCGAg ATATGGAAACCTCCTCAGACTGTGATGACAGCCCCAGGAACTGGCAAAATCTTTTTTGCA GTCCCGAAATGAGGCTGGAGAGTCTGTTATCTGAAGCTGGCAACGGATTCTGTGCCGATTGTGGGTCCCCAGATCCAAAATGGGT ATCTTTAAACATTGGAGCATTCATTTGCATAAAGTGCTCTGGCATACATAGAAGCCTTGGAGTGCATATATCAAAG GTTGTATCTGTCAACCTTGATGAATGGACCAATGAGCAAGTTGATGCTTTGATTGAAATGGGAGGAAATAATGCAGTAAACTTGAAATATGAATCTCACCTTCCAGAGAACTATACTAAACCAAAACCAGATGCATCTGCAGAGGAGCGTGCTGATTTCATAAG GAAAAAGTATGAGCAGCATCAGTTTATGAACAGCACTTTACACTTGGCTTGCCCCTTTCCATTACCATCATCCTCCGACTGCAGTTCTTCAAGCTCTTATTCTGAATCTGCACTTGAGAGGAAACACAATGAGAAATACTTTCCAGGTGGCCGCATCCATGGTTTGGGGCACGCATTTCGCTACAGCTGGAGAAGACCTGAACACAAGTCAACAAAGAAGTCTCACTCAATG GCAGGTATGGTCGAATTTGTAGGATTAATTACCGTGAACATTTTGAGAGGCACCAACCTAGCTGTCCGAGATATGGTGTCTAGCGACCCATATGTCATCCTCTCACTTGGAAATCAA TCAACGAAGACACGGGTGATAAAGAACAACCTCAACCCAGTTTGGAACGAAAAGCTAATGTTGTCAATCCCAGATAGTGTTCCTCCCCTGAAGTTG CTAGTATATGACAAGGATACTTTCTCAACGGACGATTTTATGGGGGATGCAGAGATTGATATTCAACCACTGCTTTCTGCCGCAAAAGGTTTGGAGAGCTCCTCGAATAGTGAGCCAATGCAGCATGAAAGCCATCAAGCAAGCGAAGATAACATGCTTGTGAAGGGTAGTATTATCACGTTAGAAGATGGTAGGGTGAAACAGGAAGTCGCTATTAAGTTGCAGAATGTTGAACGAGGAGTGTTGGAGATTGAGCTTGAATGCTTACTTCTTGCTCAATAG
- the LOC105169736 gene encoding glutaredoxin domain-containing cysteine-rich protein 1-like, with amino-acid sequence MADCKNQGMEYLDKSQKADTKSSTSSIFNRSVTFGSPSSAAAAAAVQVTNKPLYNLYSTPAFQRTGSIKSLYSSPFGSMVSAGNSLKGKVRKLCSIFESPKHPSNPPSPQPSPTSTKPPKLLLTASDSSNFVSKSIPSPVSDSPFRLPGTEDRVVIYFTSLRGIRRTFQDCHSIRMIFRGFRVNLDERDISMDIAYKKELQRVLGENNVSLPQVFIKGKYIGGADVVKQLLEAGELVRLIKGLPLRPPKPCDACDDMRFIPCTNCNGSRKVFDEEEEKPIRCTECNENGLVRCPLCCS; translated from the coding sequence atgGCCGATTGCAAGAATCAAGGAATGGAGTACCTGGATAAATCCCAAAAAGCCGACACCAAGAGCAGTACGTCGTCGATTTTCAATCGGTCGGTGACTTTCGGTTCTCCGTCttcggcggcggcggcggcggcggtgCAAGTTACCAATAAGCCCTTGTACAACCTCTATAGTACCCCGGCGTTCCAGCGCACCGGCTCAATCAAGAGTCTCTACAGCTCCCCCTTTGGCTCGATGGTTTCCGCCGGGAATTCGTTGAAGGGCAAGGTCAGAAAATTATGTTCGATTTTTGAATCCCCAAAACACCCCTCAAACCCTCCGAGTCCCCAACCTTCGCCCACATCCACAAAACCCCCGAAGCTGTTGTTGACAGCATCGGATTCTTCGAATTTCGTTTCCAAAAGTATCCCTTCTCCGGTTTCGGATTCTCCATTCCGGCTGCCCGGCACCGAGGACAGGGTCGTAATTTACTTCACCAGCCTCCGAGGAATACGGAGAACGTTTCAGGACTGCCACAGTATACGTATGATTTTTCGAGGGTTTCGTGTAAATCTTGATGAGAGGGATATTTCAATGGATATCGCCTATAAGAAAGAATTACAAAGAGTGTTGGGCGAAAATAATGTGAGCTTGCCTCAGGTGTTCATTAAGGGGAAATACATTGGGGGAGCCGATGTGGTAAAGCAGTTGCTTGAGGCTGGTGAGCTGGTGAGGCTGATCAAGGGTTTGCCTCTGCGACCGCCAAAGCCTTGTGATGCATGTGATGATATGAGGTTTATCCCATGCACAAATTGCAATGGAAGTCGCAAAGTGTTTGATGAGGAAGAGGAAAAGCCAATAAGGTGTACAGAGTGCAACGAAAATGGGCTGGTCCGGTGTCCGCTCTGCTGCTCATGA
- the LOC105169704 gene encoding probable ADP-ribosylation factor GTPase-activating protein AGD11 isoform X3 encodes MSIEQGNREGESGHSRGSGSRSRLYELLDMETSSDCDDSPRNWQNLFCSPEMRLESLLSEAGNGFCADCGSPDPKWVSLNIGAFICIKCSGIHRSLGVHISKVVSVNLDEWTNEQVDALIEMGGNNAVNLKYESHLPENYTKPKPDASAEERADFIRKKYEQHQFMNSTLHLACPFPLPSSSDCSSSSSYSESALERKHNEKYFPGGRIHGLGHAFRYSWRRPEHKSTKKSHSMAGMVEFVGLITVNILRGTNLAVRDMVSSDPYVILSLGNQSTKTRVIKNNLNPVWNEKLMLSIPDSVPPLKLRLIFNHCFLPQKVWRAPRIVSQCSMKAIKQAKITCL; translated from the exons ATGTCTATTGAACAAGGCAATAGGGAAGGGGAATCAGGGCATTCTCGAg GGTCTGGTTCTCGTTCTCGTCTCTATGAACTCCTAGATATGGAAACCTCCTCAGACTGTGATGACAGCCCCAGGAACTGGCAAAATCTTTTTTGCA GTCCCGAAATGAGGCTGGAGAGTCTGTTATCTGAAGCTGGCAACGGATTCTGTGCCGATTGTGGGTCCCCAGATCCAAAATGGGT ATCTTTAAACATTGGAGCATTCATTTGCATAAAGTGCTCTGGCATACATAGAAGCCTTGGAGTGCATATATCAAAG GTTGTATCTGTCAACCTTGATGAATGGACCAATGAGCAAGTTGATGCTTTGATTGAAATGGGAGGAAATAATGCAGTAAACTTGAAATATGAATCTCACCTTCCAGAGAACTATACTAAACCAAAACCAGATGCATCTGCAGAGGAGCGTGCTGATTTCATAAG GAAAAAGTATGAGCAGCATCAGTTTATGAACAGCACTTTACACTTGGCTTGCCCCTTTCCATTACCATCATCCTCCGACTGCAGTTCTTCAAGCTCTTATTCTGAATCTGCACTTGAGAGGAAACACAATGAGAAATACTTTCCAGGTGGCCGCATCCATGGTTTGGGGCACGCATTTCGCTACAGCTGGAGAAGACCTGAACACAAGTCAACAAAGAAGTCTCACTCAATG GCAGGTATGGTCGAATTTGTAGGATTAATTACCGTGAACATTTTGAGAGGCACCAACCTAGCTGTCCGAGATATGGTGTCTAGCGACCCATATGTCATCCTCTCACTTGGAAATCAA TCAACGAAGACACGGGTGATAAAGAACAACCTCAACCCAGTTTGGAACGAAAAGCTAATGTTGTCAATCCCAGATAGTGTTCCTCCCCTGAAGTTG AGATTGATATTCAACCACTGCTTTCTGCCGCAAAAGGTTTGGAGAGCTCCTCGAATAGTGAGCCAATGCAGCATGAAAGCCATCAAGCAAGCGAAGATAACATGCTTGTGA